One region of Rana temporaria chromosome 9, aRanTem1.1, whole genome shotgun sequence genomic DNA includes:
- the LY6G6C gene encoding lymphocyte antigen 6 complex locus protein G6c, whose amino-acid sequence MKVILCLTFAVGLIAVASASMCNICKFKALSICFTGSSTLSCTGNCSTTKASFGTLSLFSKLNCDPNCTATTKTTDNVFGYDYSVSCCNTDQCNAGNSVKISFSLGLGMLLLWLLNAV is encoded by the exons ATGAAGGTGATCTTATGTTTAACGTTTGCTGTCGGACTGATTGCAGTAG CTTCCGCCTCCATGTGTAACATCTGTAAATTCAAGGCTCTTTCCATCTGCTTCACTGGATCGTCCACTCTAAGCTGCACTGGCAACTGCTCCACCACCAAAGCTAGCTTCG gtacACTTTCCCTGTTCTCCAAGCTGAACTGCGACCCAAACTGCACTGCTACCACTAAAACCACGGACAATGTCTTTGGTTATGACTACAGCGTTTCATGCTGTAACACAGATCAATGCAACGCTGGCAACTCTGTCAAGATCTCCTTCTCCCTAGGGTTGGGCATGCTACTTTTGTGGCTACTGAATGCTGTGTAA